DNA sequence from the Rhizoctonia solani chromosome 14, complete sequence genome:
GAATTCATAATATGTTATAATTTATAGCGTTCGCAAGAGAATAATAGTATCCCAATAGAGCATATACAGCTTTCATCTCATCAAGCTACTCTAGTAGTGACACTCAGGCTCATGGAGCGATGTTGCACTAAAAGAGAACATAGATTTGTGTGTTGAATTCTGAGATCAACGGAGCTTGGATAATAACACCGTGGGATTCAGGCGACGCTAATGAATAATGCCTTTAAGTATCTTTAGGGCTACGAAACTCGTATGAGCCGAAAAGGACGATGATTGGCCAGCATGATACGTTGTGCATAGTAATTAAAGCTATTAGGATAAGGATATTTCAACCCTTCGGTAGCTCTCGAATCCAATTTGCTGCGTAATACATCTAAGGGGCATCACTTCTGAGTCTGAAGGATCCATTTGCGCCTCTCCTCGACCGCcttctcctcctcctctttcGTCATAGGAGGACCCTGAGGATCTGGGATGTCTAACCCGCTCTTGACCTGAGGCCTCTCTGAAACGCGTTTGACCCAAGCCTTAATCTGTAATCAGCCCATCGACAACTCAACGCTTTCAACTAAATTATGCTTACATCTAGGTTCGGAAATTCTTCTAGGCTTTCTATGCCTACCCAGGAGCTGAAACGAACCCAAGGGTATGTGTTGATATCAGCGATACCATATTTACCCTTGCCTAGTCCAACAAGGTATTCCCGGTCGACTAGACGGTCGTTAAGCACTAGTTTCAGGTAGGATTTTACAATTATTATGCCTTGAAGCAATCAACGTGTTGGAGCTATATGCTTACCTGAGTACAGGCGCTTTGTTTCATTGATGTATCCTAGAGATTTCGCATCACAGTCAGATTTTTTACTTACCCCGCTTCACTCGGCCATGATTGAAATTAACATACTGTTGATTGCATACGGTCTGAAGAAGAAGGTTAGTGATTGGAAAATAACAAGCAAGGTATATCTAGGGCTTACATTTTCTCGACTGCATACCGATAAAAGTGGCCAGCCTGACCTTGCATCGGACCAATGCCCCCATGCTACGATTACCAGTCACGTCATGAGCGATGCAGACTTTTTCACAAGAACTTACAGTAAAGAACAGCCATTGCAACTGCTCCGAGTACAGATCCGGGTCTATTACTGGGTCGTAACTGAACTTGCGCTCAACATCGTAATGCTGCGAAGCAATCAAGAGTCGGTAAAACAGTTGAGACAGAGGGCGCTGGCACATACCTGTGCAATATAGAGCAAAATGGCTGCCGATTCGAATACAGCAAAGTTGTCACGCGAGCGATCGACCAAGGCTGGGATCCGTCCATTGGGATTAATCTGTAGTGTGTCAGAATAGGAGACCGAGGATAAGACTCCTAAGCAAGATACCTTTAGAAACCACGGCTCTTTTTGCTCGGTTTTCTAGATAGGTGTAGCTGAAATTAGCATACAGGAAGAGAATGCTGGCTGATAGCATACATGAAAATCGATTTTGTAGACCTCATATTGGAAATTATATGCTTCCTTGAGCTCTTCAAGAGCAATCGATACCTTGTGCCCTGAACGAACCAAGTCGTTGGGATATATTCAGCGAACAGAAACTATGACGAACCGTTTGGAGTACCGGCAGTATATAGCAACGGTGAGCTGGGAGACATAGTCGGGTGAAGTTTCGGTAGTTCGTGTATGACACAGGTCTCAATTGGGTGGTTAGTGCTCAGCAGGAGATGATCTCAAATTTATTTATACTAATAATTCGGGGATGCTTACCGAGCTCTATGTATGATTGCTCAGCTCCATCACGGGCTCACTCAGCAACCCAAGCCTAAGCGCCATGAAAAAGCGCCAGGACGACCCAACAAGTGAGCGAGTTTCGCAATTTATGGTATTCCTATGTGAAAATCCAACCAATAACCTATATTTAGAGGCGCAGCTGAGGTTTGAGGGCGGGTTCGCAATCACAAAGTGAAATCATAAGATCGTGGTTTCCCCTAGAGCTCAGGAGTAATTACCAAGCTCATACAATAGGTTACGCCTGCCGGTCATGTATACGGGCACATACACCCGCAATCCATGCATACGGACAAAAGGTGACTATCCGGTAACTAACCCGAGTTGGCTTGGTCGCCTCAAAGGATTTGGATGTGACGCCAGCAAGTCCACCCTCGTGATATCAGTACCAGCAAGGTATTTTAGATTTCGTTTTAAGTGGTCGAATCAAGTACAAGGGGCCATGGAAAAGGTCGACTTGCTATAGGGGAACTGTTTCAGGAAATTGACCAGAGTTCAATCAACTTGGGCTACTTCTAGTACGCATCCGTTGAGCCGTCATGACAAAGTTGTAAGCCAGGAGTGAGTACGTGAAATTGGTGTGAAGTTTCAAAGTTAGCATTTATCAATCGCTCGATCACTTGTCGAGTGTTAAACATATGCTACTTGACAATGATCAAGGATCTCCGATGAGAGGTACCATTCAACAGGGTATGGCGAGGAAGGTCCGGTGGAGACAAGTATCATTTTGAACCCTTTCTGAAGAGACCAATGGTTCTGTATTGGGTCTGCGAACGATCACGAGCGATCGGCGTGAGCACAGCCACTCATTACCCCGGTTACCTCATTGATCGAAGTCAGCAGTCAAGGAGTGACTCAAGAGTCAGGACAAGAGTCAGATACTTGGGTTTGAGCCCAGAAAGAAGATACACCATGCAATTAGGTGTTGCTTAGTATCAGCAGGCCTGTTTACAATAGTGCATTGTTATGGAAGAGTGTAAAACAACGGATTAGTAATATCAGGCTGATGCCATAATCTGGAGGGGGTCCTTAAGTCTAGACTTCGTCTTTGTTTGTCAGGTACGACATAGGCAATGTTTTGGAATTTTCCATGGCACAGGAGAACCAAAGCAACAGTCGCAGGATGAAAGGAGTATGCATAAACAGCGAGTATCTGCCACAAGGTATCTTGCGAGTTATGTCTTCATACCTCATGTTCGTAGCTGGCATGAAATGTCTTTGAAATGAATTCGGAATAACGCGCCCTGACAAGCCCTGTGAGCAAACACAGCCATCGGGCCCCTGGCATAAGGACCTCCACCACACTTGACTTGTTTTGATAAAAAGCCATTTTTTCTCCGGGGTCACTTGTATTTTCAGCCCTAAAGGTTGGCCATGGACCAAGCAAACCAATGGCCCCAATGGGTGTGTCCTTTGGATCCAGAAAGTGGAGTATATCCTGTATGGAATGTAAGTCGTGTGAGGACAACCGACACAATTGCAAGATGCTGACCTCGTATCTACCAATCTTCCGGCTCCATGACCGCACAGGATCTAACGAACGAATGCATACGAGATACATATACGCTTGCAACTCCAGTATTCCTTGCGATTTGTATATTATTATATCACTCGGTCTCCACCCTGAGGACAAACTCTTTTTCTCGGATCCAACTTCAATCTTCACGTACCACACTTTGTTCCATATTCAAACCTTTCTTAACACTCGAAGAGGCTGAGGCTATAGAGTATGAAACTAAAGGAGATAGTGACGTAGGAGTGGTACCCACCAAGCGCTCTGGATCCCCCATATGGAAGACAATTACACTTGTTCTTGTCGCACTGCTCGAGACTGTCGCTTGGACTATCCACGGATGCTACCTCTTATTCTTGACCTCCAACACTCGGGGCAATATTTGGTCCTCCTTGTTGGCCCTTGCCACCGCCGCCTCATGGGTCTACGCAGCCATCCGGCCTGTCACCCGAAAACGCGTGGCGACGCCAATATATGATCTACTTATCTTTTACGTCGTACGATTTGCCGTAGCTATCGTTTCTGCAGGCTCTCTTCTATTCTCCTCTTATGTTTACCGGGACTACATTCCACGGCCACAGATCGTTGGCCTTGCTGCCGATTTTACCGCCATTTTGGTTGGCCTCAGTGTTCTCCTTAGCTTCCCGATGGGTATCCCCAGTGTTCATGTCGACGCGGGAGAAATAGGATCGGTGAGTTCGCTTGCGATCCAATTCCGAGTATGACCGACTGACGCTGGGCAATCAAGTCTATCAGCCCAGAAGATTTTACCACCGTCTGGGGATGGTTCACGTTTACTTGGGTCGGCCCATTACTCAAACGCGTGAGCATATAACCGCAAGCTCATCAGAAGTAACGATTTGTAACGAATTTTGATAGGGGTCGGCAAAGACATTAGACGAATCTGACGTCTGGAAGCTATCTTCGACGCTCCGCTCTAAACCTCTCTTCACCGCGTTTTCGTCCATCAAATCATCCAAGCTCCCTCCTTCGTCCTGGGGCTCAACATGGACATTGGCCAAACACCTCTTGCGTGCCAACTCGCGCGACCTCGCACTGGAAGCCATCCTCACATTTTTCAGCGTATTCTTCGACTACCTTGGCCCCTTCTTCCTCAAGCGCATTCTCGATGCCGTGGAGTCACATGAGCCTGAAATGCGGGCTAGGGCATATGTGCTGGCGGGGTTGGCTTTTGTCAGCCGCCTTTTGAAGGTGTGTTATTTCGTGATTGGGCAAACTGTGCCGTGAGGCATTTATTCAACCAATACGATCAGGCCCAGGCGGATGCGCAGCACATGTGGCATGGACGCCGAGCCTCTACTCGAACTCGCTCGGAGATTATGGCAGCGGTATATGACAAGGCACTCAAGCGCAAGGACGCAGCTGATATGTCCGGTAATAAAAATAAACAAATATCCAAGGGCAGGAAGAAAAAAAGGACCCGATGAAGCAAGAAAAGGCGGGTATTGGCAAGGTGCGTATCTTTATTACCTTCAGTATGAGCCATTTGTGAAATGGCTTGGCTCGTAGATAGTTCAGGTTATGTCCGCCGACGCAAGTCGAGTCGGAAAAACAGTGAGCGGCGCGTATTATATCTATGCCGCACCATTCGAGCTTATATTTGCGTGTATTCTCTTGTACCAGTAAGTGGCATACATTTCAAGTCGAGAAACTTGCTTCAACGATCGTTTCAGAGTTCTCGGCTGGTCCGCGTTTGCGGGGTGTTTTGTACTTGTACTTGCCATGCCTCTGAATCATTATTTATCAAAGCGCAGTGTTGCAGTAAGTATTTGAATTGGTTTGTTTATATTCGAACTAATATACATTGCGACGCAGCTCACACGCGGGTTAAGCCATGCAAGGGATAAACGAATGAACGCTTTGAATGAATTGATTCTGGGTGAGATATCTATGTTTGTCTTGGTTATGGTTGTGTCACTAACGCTTTCTTAGGCGTTAAGTTTATCAAAGTAAGCGCTTTAAGAATGGTCAACTGTGAATGTATATTGACTGTTTGAAGTTCTTTGCTTGGGAATCGCAATGGATTAAGAGAATTACGAAAAGACGACAGAAGGAGCTAACCTGGCTCAAACATGGTAAGTCACATGTTTGCTTGAATAATGGTTGGCACAACTGACGTGCTTGTCATGACATAGAGCGAATCAATCAAATGATGTTTAATTTCGTGTGGCAATTAGCGCCTACTATGGTAGCGGTGGTGTCGTTCACGTCATACATCGCCCTTGGGAACGAACTCACCGTATCAGTGGCGTTTACTGTATGTACAACGGTGAACCAGGCCATCTTATTACTCATACCAGAATACTCCCAGTCTATCGCGTTGTTCAACATGCTCAAGAACCCGCTGAATATTATCCCTCAATGGATTGTGACAACCATGCAAGCTGGCGTTTCCCTTGCGCGTATCGCTGCCTTCTTGAGCGAAGATGAAGTGCCGGACATAGTGTCATCTCTCAAAGGGTCACCGCGGTTGTCCGCGTCCCAAGGTGACCAGATGCGTATCGTTGATGGATCATTCATGTGGAATTCTTCGATAATTCAATCGGCTGAGGGGCAAGAGCAATCGAGACGGACGCTTTCGTTTGAAGGTGACATCAGTGACGATGAATCAGAAATGTTTTTCGAGCTTCTTGATATTGACTTGGCTATTCCTGAAAACAAACTCACCCTCATCACTGGTCCAACAGCGTCTGGTAAAACGGCCTTGCTTATGGCCTTGCTAGGAGAAATGACTCAAACCAGCGGAGAGTTGTATTTACCTAAAAGCGAAGGTATCAGTTTTGCGGCTCAAACAAGCTGGTTGGAGCACAAGAGCATCAAGGTAACATCTCTATTATTGTTCATGATCGCCGATGGCTGATATAAAGTTGCCGTAAAGGATAACATCCTATTTGGAACTCCGTACGATGAAGAGCGGTACAACCTCGTCCTCGAGTGCTGTGCTCTAAAACCCGATTTGGAGATTTTCGAAGATGGAGATTTGACCGAAATTGGCGCTCGGGGTGTTAGTCTATCTGGTGGTCAGAAGGCTCGAGTTGGTACGCGCGTGCATCATCTCGGAACTAACCATCGAAGCTCATGTTGATGTTTAGCATTGGCACGAGCCGTCTATGCACATACCAAACGTGTCCTGTTAGATGATCCTTTGGCTGCTGGTACGCTCCTTCCGTTTACATTTGTTCACAGCATTATTGAAATTGGGTCGGGCAATAAGTTGATAGCCATACAACACGTTTCTTGATTGACAAGTTGTTCAAGGGACCATTGTTAGAGAACCGTACCGTGGTATGTGTGTTGATGGCAGATTCTTGTCTGGAGCTGATGCTGGATCCGTCCAGATTTTGGTAACACATCATGTTGAGCTAATGCTGCCATGTGCGCACTATGTTGTTCGCATGTACGATGGCCGAATCGACATGCAGGGTGTCGTCTCTGAGCTACAAGAACAAGGCCACTTGGATTATGTTGCGCTCGATGCTGATGCCTCAACCAGCTCAGAACCTGACATAATTGACTCGGGAAAGAATATGATTGATTCGGCTGCTGAAGCCCTGAATTCACCAACCTATAGGCGAACCTCTTCTCCTATCCAGGAAATACCGAAGGCCACAGAAACCATAACATCAGCACGGGAATCCCGTTTTGCGGCAAAGGCCGCGCGACAACGCACGGTGTTTACCGCGCGGGTAGAACCGCCCCCTAGTAAAGGACCAAGGAAATTAGTCCAAGACGAATCGCGGGCAGAGGGCAACGTCAAATGGCGAATCTATAAGACCTACCTAAAGGCATCGTGCGTACCAATCATTCGCTAACTGGATTTGGTCACTGATGAATTTGATTGTAGAGGTTATTTTTCTTGGGTCGTCCTACTATTTTTGATTGTAGGATACCAAACATTCGGTGTGGTGGAGAGGCTATGGTTAAAAACATGGGGTGAAGCATATGGGGTCCATAATTCGACCCGGAATCACCACAAACATACACTTAGTGCCGCGCACTATCTCAGCCACCCCAATGAATTCGAGGAGATACAACACGTCTTTGGTTCCCAAatccatccatccatttATTATGGTAATTTGTCCCGTGCAGACATCAGTAGCCTGCATGCGGAGTCTATGTCGGAGTGGCATTTGCCTTCCGCCAACTCGGATCCGTATTTTTATGTTGGTATATATGCTGGGATCGTGTTTGCTGCTGCGGTTATGGCAACGGTTAACTCTACTGTTCAAGTGAGTGAATGAGTTCCGATTTGGGAAGCCCCATCGCTCAATCATTTATGGCGTTACGGTAGTTTACAGCATCGCTCCGCGCTTCGAGGCACTTGTTTAATGAACTATTAAGAACGTAAGTTTGCATGGCCCTATCTGGTCACAGCCCACTGACTTGTTTGTCCAGTATTGTATACGCCCCAATTCGTTATTTCGATGTTACTCCAGCTGGGCGGTAGGTGGCACCCGTGCAAACATTGATTCGGGTAAATTTTGACGACCTCTGTATAGAATTCTCAATAGGTTCGGTAGAGATGTTCAAACTGTCGATTCATCCCTCTCCAGCTCGCTCCGTAACTGCTCGCACTGGCTTGCAACGTTCTTCGCCGGTTTGTTCACCGTATCCGTAATTCTTCCTCCTTTCCTTCTACCCGCAGCGATCATTGCATGGTTGTATTATCTCATCGCGTTGAGTTATGTCCGCACCGCTCGAGACTTGAAACGTATGGAGTCGAATAGTCGGAGCCCGATTTTTTCAAGTTTTGCCGAGGTAGGTGGGGTGTAAGTGAACTTTACCTTGTGCTAATGTGTGCGTTAGGTTTTGGAAGGTATCGTCACCGTGCGAGCCTTCTCAGCTGAACAGAGGTTCTTTGATAAGCTACATAAGCAAGTAGACGATACGAATACGATGTGGTATCATTTCTGGTTAGTCTCGATCTCATGTTGACGATTACATCACAAAACTCACTTGTGTTTATAGGATGCTGAACAGATGGTTAGTGTTTCCCTTGCGACGAACTAACCTGCCTAACTTGACCATGTCAGGCTCCTCCTTCATTTCGACGCCCTCGCCTCCTTGAGTGTGTTCATTACCACTATCTTCGCAATTTCGGGGCTTTTAGGAAATGGGTTGGCTGCAGTGACGATTACCACCGCCATGTCGTTTACGCAGAGCGTGTACTGGTGTTGCCGAACTGCCACCAGTGTGAGTGCCCAGAGTTTGGGAGGTCTTTGTGATACTGATTCAGTTGGTCCAGCTTGAGATGGACCTGAATTCCGTCGAACGAGTAGTCGAGTGCGTTCTCTGTGTTGTAGTCGTCTTTTGGATATTGAATTTTTGGACAGGTATCTTGATCTCCCTCAGGAACCTAACGGAAAGGACTGCCCGAAGCCTCCAGCTCATTGGCCATCTAACACGTCGAGCGATGCGCTCATCGCAGTTGAAAACCTAGTGATGAGATATTCTCCAGAATTGGACCCGGTGTTGCATGGTGTATCGTTCAAGCTCCGTCCGCGGGAAAAAGTGGGATTGCTTGGGCGCACGGGTAGTGGCAAGTCGGTGAGTACATTTTAAGCGACCGATGGTCAGGGTGACTGAAATATTTATTGTCAATGATAGACGCTGGCGATGAGTGTGAGTATTTTGGAAAATTGAAGATAGGCGACAAATTGAATCCGTTATCGTTACGTAGTTCTTGCGGTTCGTTGAGCCAAGTGAGGGAAGCATCCGGATCGACGGCTTGGACATTACGAAAATATCACTACAAGACCTGAGATCCAAAATCGTATGTAATGCTCACAAACTGATTGAAAATACTGAC
Encoded proteins:
- a CDS encoding glutathione S-transferase, with translation MSPSSPLLYTAGTPNGHKVSIALEELKEAYNFQYEVYKIDFHKTEQKEPWFLKINPNGRIPALVDRSRDNFAVFESAAILLYIAQHYDVERKFSYDPVIDPDLYSEQLQWLFFTHGGIGPMQGQAGHFYRYAVEKIPYAINRYINETKRLYSVDREYLVGLGKGKYGIADINTYPWVRFSSWVGIESLEEFPNLDAWVKRVSERPQVKSGLDIPDPQGPPMTKEEEEKAVEERRKWILQTQK
- a CDS encoding ABC transporter transmembrane region is translated as MDQANQWPQWVCPLDPESGVYPVWNDLTNECIRDTYTLATPVFLAICILLYHSVSTLRTNSFSRIQLQSSRTTLCSIFKPFLTLEEAEAIEYETKGDSDVGVVPTKRSGSPIWKTITLVLVALLETVAWTIHGCYLLFLTSNTRGNIWSSLLALATAASWVYAAIRPVTRKRVATPIYDLLIFYVVRFAVAIVSAGSLLFSSYVYRDYIPRPQIVGLAADFTAILVGLSVLLSFPMGIPSVHVDAGEIGSSISPEDFTTVWGWFTFTWVGPLLKRGSAKTLDESDVWKLSSTLRSKPLFTAFSSIKSSKLPPSSWGSTWTLAKHLLRANSRDLALEAILTFFSVFFDYLGPFFLKRILDAVESHEPEMRARAYVLAGLAFVSRLLKAQADAQHMWHGRRASTRTRSEIMAAVYDKALKRKDAADMSEKAGIGKIVQVMSADASRVGKTVSGAYYIYAAPFELIFACILLYQVLGWSAFAGCFVLVLAMPLNHYLSKRSVALTRGLSHARDKRMNALNELILGVKFIKFFAWESQWIKRITKRRQKELTWLKHERINQMMFNFVWQLAPTMVAVVSFTSYIALGNELTVSVAFTSIALFNMLKNPLNIIPQWIVTTMQAGVSLARIAAFLSEDEVPDIVSSLKGSPRLSASQGDQMRIVDGSFMWNSSIIQSAEGQEQSRRTLSFEGDISDDESEMFFELLDIDLAIPENKLTLITGPTASGKTALLMALLGEMTQTSGELYLPKSEGISFAAQTSWLEHKSIKDNILFGTPYDEERYNLVLECCALKPDLEIFEDGDLTEIGARGVSLSGGQKARVALARAVYAHTKRVLLDDPLAAENRTVILVTHHVELMLPCAHYVVRMYDGRIDMQGVVSELQEQGHLDYVALDADASTSSEPDIIDSGKNMIDSAAEALNSPTYRRTSSPIQEIPKATETITSARESRFAAKAARQRTVFTARVEPPPSKGPRKLVQDESRAEGNVKWRIYKTYLKASGYFSWVVLLFLIVGYQTFGVVERLWLKTWGEAYGVHNSTRNHHKHTLSAAHYLSHPNEFEEIQHVFGSQIHPSIYYGNLSRADISSLHAESMSEWHLPSANSDPYFYVGIYAGIVFAAAVMATVNSTVQFTASLRASRHLFNELLRTIVYAPIRYFDVTPAGRILNRFGRDVQTVDSSLSSSLRNCSHWLATFFAGLFTVSVILPPFLLPAAIIAWLYYLIALSYVRTARDLKRMESNSRSPIFSSFAEVLEGIVTVRAFSAEQRFFDKLHKQVDDTNTMWYHFWMLNRWLLLHFDALASLSVFITTIFAISGLLGNGLAAVTITTAMSFTQSVYWCCRTATSLEMDLNSVERVVEYLDLPQEPNGKDCPKPPAHWPSNTSSDALIAVENLVMRYSPELDPVLHGVSFKLRPREKVGLLGRTGSGKSTLAMSFLRFVEPSEGSIRIDGLDITKISLQDLRSKITIIPQDPVLFSGTVRENLDPFRQHTDAECLDVLHRVQLTAPVISARTTPGSTRPPSPTSYPYDDEGLLDSRLTVSLHTRVSAGGANFSQGQRQLFSLARALLRRNSIVIMDESTSSLDYATDQKIQDTIREEFQDALTITVAHRIRTIIDNDRLMVLDKGHIIEFDTPWNLIEREGGLFREMCLQSGTFAELRAAAAVKAGVTLE